A genomic segment from Sulfuritalea hydrogenivorans sk43H encodes:
- a CDS encoding class I SAM-dependent methyltransferase: MSFDAAQFKRIERAGYDRIGPRYLAASGARGEPTDALLAAADLGPGQRVLDLASGPGLLAREAQDAVGENGLAIASDISEGQLACCPGLVRVAADGEALPFASGSFDRVLCGLGLMFFPDDQAALKEMRRVLARDGMLTLSVWGAACEVPLVEAALGCMRRLLPPPKVARPSIFRFGDTGELARRLASADFQDIEIEPCRFTTRFNDAAAYWQGFLDLAGGAAESLSRLPAEKQQALAVAVAEELAPYAVAGGFELTSTILIATARPV, encoded by the coding sequence ATGAGTTTCGATGCCGCCCAGTTCAAGCGGATCGAGCGCGCCGGCTACGACCGCATCGGCCCGCGCTATCTGGCCGCCTCCGGCGCGCGCGGCGAACCGACCGACGCCCTGCTGGCGGCGGCGGATCTGGGGCCGGGACAGCGCGTGCTCGACCTCGCCAGCGGCCCCGGCCTGCTGGCGCGCGAGGCACAAGACGCGGTCGGCGAGAATGGGCTGGCGATTGCCAGCGACATCAGCGAGGGCCAACTGGCCTGCTGCCCCGGCCTGGTCCGGGTGGCCGCCGATGGCGAGGCCCTGCCTTTCGCCAGCGGGAGCTTCGATCGCGTGCTGTGCGGACTCGGCCTGATGTTCTTTCCCGACGATCAGGCCGCCTTGAAGGAGATGCGCCGGGTACTCGCTCGGGACGGAATGCTGACACTCTCGGTGTGGGGCGCTGCCTGCGAAGTGCCGCTGGTCGAGGCGGCGCTTGGCTGCATGCGCCGCCTGCTGCCGCCGCCGAAGGTGGCGCGCCCCTCGATCTTCCGCTTTGGCGACACCGGCGAGCTCGCTCGCCGTCTCGCCAGCGCCGACTTTCAGGATATTGAAATCGAGCCCTGCCGCTTTACCACCCGCTTCAACGATGCCGCCGCCTACTGGCAGGGCTTTCTCGACCTCGCCGGCGGCGCGGCGGAAAGCCTGTCGCGCCTGCCGGCCGAAAAGCAGCAGGCGCTCGCAGTCGCCGTTGCCGAAGAGCTCGCCCCGTATGCGGTGGCCGGCGGCTTCGAGCTGACCAGCACCATCCTGATCGCCACCGCCAGGCCGGTATAA
- the rarD gene encoding EamA family transporter RarD: MQPAATRENIRLGIFAGLAAYLIWGLVPIFFKQIAEVPADEIIAHRVVWAMALMTAVIGFGRGFGEALRLARIPAQLARIALASAMVLINWLTFVWGVNSGHILETSLGYFILPLFNVALGVLLLKERLRPLQWLAVALATIGVIIETVQVGGLPWISLVLAGSFGIYGLLRKQLPLDAASGLFLETVCMLPVALAWLVWLAYSGQSHFGAGQGLPNGRDLMLIATGAVTAIPLLLFAVAARRLPLNMMGFLQYLAPSITFLLAVFVYREPLDLSRALAFAAIWAGLAVYTVDLFRAAAARAPGVP, from the coding sequence ATGCAGCCGGCGGCGACGCGTGAAAATATCCGGCTCGGCATTTTCGCCGGGCTCGCGGCCTACCTGATCTGGGGGCTGGTGCCGATCTTCTTCAAGCAGATCGCCGAGGTGCCGGCCGACGAAATCATTGCCCACCGCGTGGTCTGGGCCATGGCGCTGATGACCGCGGTGATCGGCTTCGGTCGCGGCTTCGGCGAAGCCTTGCGGCTCGCCCGCATCCCGGCGCAACTGGCGCGCATCGCGCTGGCATCGGCCATGGTGCTGATCAACTGGCTGACCTTCGTCTGGGGCGTGAATAGCGGCCACATTCTCGAAACCAGCCTCGGCTATTTCATCCTGCCGCTGTTCAACGTCGCGCTCGGCGTGCTGCTGCTGAAGGAGCGCCTGCGCCCGCTGCAATGGCTGGCCGTCGCGCTGGCGACCATCGGTGTCATCATCGAAACGGTGCAGGTCGGCGGCCTGCCCTGGATCTCGCTGGTGCTGGCCGGCAGCTTCGGCATCTACGGGCTGCTGCGCAAGCAGTTGCCGCTCGATGCCGCCAGCGGCCTGTTTCTCGAAACCGTGTGCATGCTGCCGGTGGCGCTGGCCTGGCTGGTCTGGCTGGCGTATTCCGGGCAGAGCCACTTCGGCGCCGGCCAAGGCCTGCCGAACGGGCGCGACCTGATGCTGATCGCCACCGGCGCCGTGACCGCCATTCCGCTGCTGCTGTTTGCCGTCGCCGCAAGACGGCTGCCGCTCAACATGATGGGCTTCCTGCAATACCTCGCGCCCTCGATCACCTTCCTGCTCGCCGTGTTCGTCTATCGCGAGCCGCTGGACCTGAGCCGCGCATTGGCCTTCGCCGCGATCTGGGCCGGCCTTGCGGTGTACACCGTCGACCTATTTCGCGCCGCTGCCGCCAGGGCGCCCGGCGTGCCATGA
- a CDS encoding magnesium and cobalt transport protein CorA translates to MSEHIENQADNDQEALQFAEEQNTLRLVEELLARQKRVENVVHRQGHEGPRQAIVENLVHVQHLEELRRKLDQMPSDAIARILEALPPDDSLVVWELVAKARGEEILDELSDALRDTLRESLPVAPAAPAAPRKPVTVNAFELKNGRLRQVEVDSKAALAATTPIWVDLLAPSKEERQWVAEIFQLTLPDADDLTDLEESARFYIEENGEVHLHSAFLLDKEDESRNVAVAFILHNNILFSMRDEELPVFRLQRLRARIQPGYVSEGKDVLLDLYGADVEYSADALEDIYAELEKVGRTVLTPHVSDDEAAEILSDIAKEEDLNGRIRRNVLDTRRALSFLMRSRLMSTDQHDDARQILRDIDSLDGHTSFLFGKINFLMDATVGFININQNKRVSKLTTISVVFVPLNIIAGIGGMSEFSMMTQGISWPLAYGAFVVAMGLFGWGTYVTLRWMETRKARKLLAARRSGREA, encoded by the coding sequence ATGAGCGAGCACATCGAAAATCAGGCCGACAACGACCAGGAGGCACTCCAGTTCGCCGAGGAGCAGAACACGCTGCGCCTGGTCGAGGAGTTGCTGGCGCGCCAGAAGCGGGTCGAGAACGTGGTTCACCGGCAGGGCCACGAAGGCCCGCGCCAGGCCATCGTCGAGAATCTGGTGCATGTCCAGCATCTGGAGGAGTTGCGCCGCAAGCTGGACCAGATGCCGTCGGATGCCATCGCGCGCATCCTCGAAGCGCTGCCACCGGACGACAGCCTGGTGGTCTGGGAACTGGTCGCCAAGGCCCGCGGCGAGGAAATCCTCGACGAACTTTCGGATGCGCTGCGCGACACCCTGCGCGAATCGCTCCCCGTTGCGCCGGCTGCGCCGGCCGCGCCGCGCAAGCCGGTTACCGTGAACGCCTTCGAGCTGAAGAACGGTCGCCTGCGCCAGGTCGAAGTCGATAGCAAGGCGGCCCTCGCCGCCACCACGCCGATCTGGGTGGACCTGCTGGCCCCGTCCAAGGAAGAACGGCAATGGGTCGCGGAAATCTTCCAGCTGACGCTGCCGGATGCGGACGACCTGACCGACCTCGAAGAATCCGCGCGCTTCTACATCGAGGAGAACGGCGAGGTGCATCTGCACTCGGCCTTCCTGCTCGACAAGGAGGACGAGTCGCGCAACGTCGCGGTCGCCTTCATCCTGCACAACAACATCCTGTTCTCGATGCGCGACGAGGAACTGCCGGTGTTCCGCCTGCAACGCCTGCGGGCGCGGATCCAGCCGGGCTATGTCTCGGAAGGCAAGGACGTGCTGCTCGACCTCTACGGCGCCGACGTCGAGTACTCCGCCGACGCGCTGGAGGACATCTACGCCGAGCTGGAAAAGGTCGGCCGCACCGTGCTGACGCCGCATGTCAGCGACGACGAGGCAGCCGAGATCCTCTCCGACATCGCCAAGGAGGAGGACCTCAATGGCCGCATCCGGCGCAACGTGCTCGACACGCGCCGCGCGCTGTCCTTCCTGATGCGCAGCCGGCTGATGTCGACCGACCAGCACGACGACGCGCGCCAGATCCTGCGCGACATCGATTCGCTGGACGGCCACACCTCCTTCCTGTTCGGCAAGATCAACTTCCTGATGGACGCCACGGTCGGCTTCATCAACATCAACCAGAACAAGCGCGTGTCCAAGCTGACCACCATCAGCGTGGTGTTCGTGCCGCTCAACATCATCGCCGGCATCGGCGGCATGAGCGAGTTCTCGATGATGACCCAGGGGATTTCCTGGCCGCTGGCCTACGGCGCCTTCGTCGTCGCCATGGGATTGTTCGGCTGGGGCACCTACGTCACCCTGCGCTGGATGGAGACCCGCAAGGCAAGGAAACTGCTTGCCGCCCGGCGCAGCGGGCGCGAAGCCTGA
- the aroE gene encoding shikimate dehydrogenase, translated as MTDRYAVFGNPIGHSKSPRIHALFAAQTGQDISYEAILVERGSFPAAVDAFMAADTAPARGANVTVPFKEEAFRLATRRTPRAEAAGAVNTLSFDAGAIIGDNTDGAGLVRDLKHNLGCDPAGRRILLLGAGGAARGVILPLLLENPAELVIANRTEETAARLALEFGRLPGCAVSVKPDGIGFAGLAGRAFDLVINATSAGLSGAVLPLPTAVFAPRCVAYEMVYGRATPFMNQARAAGARVADGLGMLVEQAAEAFFVWRGVRPRTASVLAALKTP; from the coding sequence ATGACTGACCGCTACGCCGTGTTCGGCAACCCCATCGGGCACAGCAAGTCGCCCCGCATCCATGCGCTGTTCGCGGCACAGACCGGGCAGGACATCAGCTACGAGGCGATTCTGGTCGAGCGGGGCAGCTTCCCGGCGGCGGTGGATGCCTTCATGGCCGCGGACACGGCGCCGGCGCGGGGCGCCAATGTCACGGTGCCGTTCAAGGAAGAAGCCTTCCGCCTCGCCACGCGCCGCACGCCGCGCGCGGAAGCCGCCGGTGCGGTGAATACGCTGAGCTTCGACGCCGGTGCCATCATCGGCGACAACACCGACGGCGCGGGGCTGGTGCGCGACCTGAAGCACAACCTCGGCTGCGACCCGGCCGGGCGGCGCATCCTGCTGCTGGGCGCCGGCGGTGCGGCGCGCGGCGTGATCCTGCCGCTGCTGCTGGAAAATCCGGCCGAACTGGTGATCGCCAATCGCACCGAAGAAACCGCGGCACGTCTGGCCCTGGAGTTTGGCCGCCTGCCGGGCTGCGCGGTCAGCGTCAAACCCGACGGCATCGGCTTCGCCGGTCTCGCCGGGCGCGCATTCGACCTGGTCATCAACGCCACCTCGGCGGGGCTCAGCGGCGCCGTACTGCCGTTGCCGACTGCCGTGTTCGCGCCGCGCTGCGTCGCCTACGAAATGGTCTATGGCCGCGCAACGCCCTTCATGAACCAGGCCCGGGCGGCGGGCGCCCGCGTCGCCGACGGACTCGGCATGCTGGTCGAGCAGGCGGCGGAAGCCTTCTTCGTCTGGCGTGGCGTGCGCCCGCGTACCGCATCCGTGCTGGCGGCGCTCAAGACACCATGA
- a CDS encoding undecaprenyl-diphosphate phosphatase, protein MDFHPLLQALLLGLVEGFTEFLPVSSTGHLILAGDLLHFNDEKGKLFEIVIQSGAILAVCWEYRERIVKVFGTLGHDADSQRLVRNIAVAFMPLAILGLLFGKAIKATLFNPVAVATAFIVGAFIILWAERREHVIRVERVEDLNLMDAVKLGLAQACALIPGTSRSGATIIGGLLFGLSRKAATEFSFFLAIPTLLAATAYQLYKERHLLSMDDLGMWVVGFVASFVSAFLCVRWLLRFISSHDFTIFAWYRIAFGIVVLASWQMGIVNWSAA, encoded by the coding sequence ATGGATTTTCACCCGCTGCTCCAAGCTCTTTTACTGGGCCTGGTTGAAGGTTTCACGGAATTCCTTCCCGTTTCATCTACCGGCCATCTTATCTTGGCTGGCGATCTTTTGCACTTCAATGACGAAAAGGGCAAGCTGTTCGAGATCGTCATCCAGTCCGGCGCGATCCTCGCCGTCTGCTGGGAGTATCGCGAGCGCATCGTGAAGGTATTCGGCACGCTGGGGCACGACGCGGATTCGCAACGCCTGGTGCGCAACATCGCCGTCGCCTTCATGCCGCTGGCCATATTGGGGCTGCTGTTCGGCAAGGCGATCAAGGCCACGCTGTTCAACCCGGTGGCGGTCGCGACGGCTTTCATCGTCGGCGCCTTCATCATCCTCTGGGCCGAGCGGCGCGAGCATGTCATCCGTGTCGAGCGTGTCGAAGACCTGAACCTGATGGACGCCGTGAAGCTCGGCCTGGCGCAGGCCTGTGCGCTGATTCCCGGCACCTCGCGTTCCGGCGCCACGATCATCGGCGGCTTGCTGTTCGGTCTTTCGCGCAAGGCAGCGACCGAGTTTTCCTTTTTCCTTGCGATCCCCACGCTGCTCGCCGCCACCGCCTACCAGCTGTACAAGGAACGCCACCTGCTGTCCATGGACGACCTCGGCATGTGGGTCGTCGGCTTCGTCGCCTCCTTCGTCTCCGCCTTCCTTTGCGTGCGCTGGCTGTTGCGCTTCATTTCCAGCCACGACTTCACGATCTTCGCCTGGTACCGCATCGCCTTCGGCATCGTGGTGCTGGCGTCCTGGCAAATGGGCATCGTCAATTGGAGCGCTGCTTGA
- the mtgA gene encoding monofunctional biosynthetic peptidoglycan transglycosylase, whose product MRPAPRWLKLGLATVVGLLLLWQGWYLGWVVWWKWVNPGTTSFQSQRLEEARQKNPKAELKRQWVPYEKISLHLKRAVIAAEDDKFVDHEGFDWEGIQKAIEKNQKKGKVVAGGSTISQQLAKNLLLSPTKSILRKGEEAIITVWIELLWDKRRILEVYLNVVEWGDGVFGAEAAARRYYGIPAAQLGAEQAARLAVMLPAPRRYERNPWSAYMNGRTQLILGRMPNAEVP is encoded by the coding sequence ATGAGACCGGCGCCACGCTGGCTCAAGCTGGGACTGGCAACGGTCGTCGGCTTGCTCCTGCTCTGGCAAGGCTGGTATCTGGGCTGGGTAGTCTGGTGGAAGTGGGTAAATCCCGGAACGACCAGTTTCCAGAGCCAGCGGCTGGAAGAGGCCCGGCAGAAGAATCCCAAGGCGGAACTCAAGCGGCAATGGGTGCCCTACGAGAAAATATCGCTGCATCTGAAGCGCGCCGTGATCGCCGCCGAGGACGACAAGTTCGTCGATCACGAGGGCTTCGACTGGGAAGGCATCCAGAAGGCCATCGAGAAGAACCAGAAGAAGGGCAAGGTGGTGGCCGGCGGTTCGACCATTTCCCAGCAACTGGCGAAGAACCTGCTGCTGTCGCCGACCAAGTCGATCCTGCGCAAGGGCGAAGAAGCCATCATCACGGTCTGGATCGAGTTGCTGTGGGACAAACGGCGCATCCTCGAGGTCTACCTCAACGTCGTCGAATGGGGCGATGGCGTGTTCGGCGCCGAAGCCGCCGCGCGGCGCTACTACGGCATTCCGGCCGCGCAACTCGGCGCCGAACAGGCGGCACGCCTTGCGGTAATGCTGCCCGCGCCGCGCCGTTACGAACGCAATCCCTGGTCGGCCTACATGAACGGCCGCACGCAGTTGATTCTCGGCCGCATGCCCAACGCCGAAGTGCCATGA
- the sugE gene encoding quaternary ammonium compound efflux SMR transporter SugE: MPVLSSTAAWAVLLVAGLCEIAWAIGLKYTEGFTRLIPSAWTLAAMAASVILLAWSLKTLPVGTAYAVWTGVGAVGTAILGMLLFNESREVARLVCIGLIVAGILGLKLVTK, encoded by the coding sequence ATGCCGGTATTGAGTTCCACCGCTGCCTGGGCCGTGCTGCTGGTTGCCGGCCTGTGCGAGATCGCCTGGGCCATCGGCCTCAAATACACCGAAGGTTTTACCCGCCTGATTCCGAGCGCGTGGACACTGGCCGCCATGGCGGCCTCGGTGATCCTGCTGGCCTGGTCGCTGAAGACCCTGCCGGTGGGCACCGCCTATGCGGTATGGACAGGAGTCGGCGCCGTCGGTACGGCGATTCTCGGCATGCTGCTGTTCAACGAATCGCGCGAAGTGGCGCGGCTGGTCTGCATCGGCCTGATCGTGGCCGGCATCCTCGGCCTGAAACTGGTGACGAAGTAA
- a CDS encoding ribonuclease catalytic domain-containing protein: MNVLFEEDGAFRAGTVLADNVASLQIELASGKRSKVKAANVLLRFSAPAPGELLERAEADAEGIDVDFLWEVCGEAEFGFEELAAEYHGSKPDPVQAAAVLLRLHSAPIHFHRKGRGRFRKAPPEILEAALAGLERKRQQAAAIERMVEELKRGQLPAEFTPLLTQLIYKPDRNRPETKALEAACNETGKSAARLLFECGALPSTHDYHLGRFLFEFFPESKGGTGFPQFAAPREPADLPLAKVAAFSVDDAHTTEIDDAFSVTANPDGGWHIGIHIAAPGLGFGPDSDLGRIARERLSTVYMPGRKITMLPEDIVEHFTLAAGHTVAAISLYLDVAADYRLLGHETRMEQVPIVANLRHHDIEPVFNETTLAAGLTEFPYRDELKLLWEFAQVLEAGRGKPSDNSTRKDYNFIVDWAAESGIAAEPGKGFVSIDDRARGSPLDTLVAELMIMANATWGAMLRDAGIPALYRVQTAGKVRMSTVAAAHEGLGVECYAWSSSPLRRYCDLLNQWQLIALLREEAPPFPPKSADLLAAMRDFELTYAAYAEFQRGMERYWCLRWLLQQGMQVALAQVLRESLVRLDAIPLVARAPSVPELPRGARVQLAVEGIDLLEAELRLRYLELAPELAPNTGSDAALADDEGEEVAE, from the coding sequence ATGAATGTCCTGTTTGAAGAGGACGGCGCTTTCCGTGCCGGCACCGTGCTTGCCGACAATGTGGCTTCGCTGCAGATCGAACTCGCCTCCGGCAAGCGCTCCAAGGTCAAGGCGGCGAATGTCCTGCTGCGCTTTTCCGCCCCGGCGCCGGGCGAACTGCTGGAACGGGCGGAAGCCGATGCGGAAGGCATCGACGTCGACTTTCTCTGGGAAGTCTGCGGCGAGGCCGAGTTCGGCTTCGAGGAACTCGCCGCGGAATACCACGGCAGCAAACCCGATCCGGTCCAGGCCGCCGCCGTGCTGTTGCGCCTGCATTCGGCGCCGATCCATTTCCATCGCAAGGGTCGCGGCCGCTTCCGCAAGGCGCCACCGGAAATCCTGGAGGCCGCGCTGGCCGGCCTGGAAAGGAAGCGCCAGCAGGCGGCGGCCATCGAACGCATGGTCGAGGAACTCAAGCGCGGCCAACTGCCCGCCGAGTTCACGCCGCTGCTGACGCAACTGATCTACAAGCCGGACCGCAACCGCCCCGAGACCAAGGCGCTCGAAGCCGCCTGCAATGAAACCGGCAAGTCCGCCGCACGCCTGCTGTTCGAGTGCGGCGCGCTGCCCTCGACCCACGACTATCACCTCGGACGTTTCCTCTTCGAGTTCTTTCCCGAGAGCAAGGGTGGTACCGGATTTCCACAGTTCGCCGCACCGCGCGAACCGGCCGACTTGCCTCTGGCGAAGGTCGCCGCCTTCAGCGTCGACGACGCCCATACCACCGAAATCGACGACGCCTTTTCCGTCACCGCGAATCCCGACGGCGGCTGGCACATCGGCATCCACATCGCGGCGCCGGGGCTGGGCTTCGGCCCCGACTCCGACCTCGGCCGCATCGCCCGCGAACGGCTGTCCACGGTGTACATGCCGGGGCGCAAGATCACCATGCTGCCGGAAGACATCGTCGAGCATTTCACGCTCGCCGCCGGACACACCGTGGCCGCCATTTCGCTCTATCTCGACGTCGCCGCCGACTACCGCCTGCTTGGCCACGAAACGCGCATGGAACAGGTGCCGATCGTCGCCAACCTGCGCCACCACGATATCGAGCCGGTGTTCAACGAAACCACGCTGGCCGCAGGCCTGACGGAATTTCCGTATCGGGACGAACTGAAGCTGCTCTGGGAATTCGCCCAGGTGCTCGAAGCCGGACGCGGCAAGCCCTCCGACAACAGCACGCGCAAGGACTACAACTTCATTGTCGACTGGGCCGCCGAGAGCGGCATCGCGGCGGAACCGGGCAAGGGTTTCGTCAGCATCGACGACCGCGCGCGCGGCAGCCCGCTGGATACGCTGGTCGCCGAACTGATGATCATGGCCAACGCCACCTGGGGCGCAATGCTGCGCGATGCCGGCATCCCCGCGCTGTACCGCGTGCAGACCGCGGGCAAGGTGCGCATGAGCACGGTCGCGGCGGCGCACGAAGGCCTCGGCGTCGAGTGCTATGCCTGGTCGTCGTCGCCGCTGCGGCGCTACTGCGATCTGCTCAACCAGTGGCAGTTGATCGCCCTGCTGCGCGAAGAGGCGCCGCCATTCCCGCCGAAATCGGCCGACCTGCTGGCCGCGATGCGCGACTTCGAACTGACCTATGCCGCCTACGCCGAATTCCAGCGCGGCATGGAGCGCTACTGGTGCCTGCGCTGGCTGCTGCAACAAGGCATGCAGGTGGCGCTGGCGCAGGTGCTGCGCGAATCGCTGGTGCGCCTCGACGCCATTCCGCTGGTGGCGCGCGCGCCCTCGGTTCCCGAATTGCCGAGGGGTGCCCGCGTGCAACTGGCCGTCGAAGGCATCGATCTGCTGGAGGCCGAGCTGCGCCTGCGCTATCTGGAACTGGCGCCCGAATTGGCGCCCAATACGGGCTCTGATGCTGCCTTAGCCGACGACGAGGGCGAAGAAGTCGCGGAGTAA
- a CDS encoding energy transducer TonB — protein sequence MPAFLAAMDAPQRHLTLALGVSLALHAVLLTVHFTPPDFIDKARERALDVILVNSKSKNRPDKAQAKAQANLDGGGNTEEDRRAKTPLPPSPNTREGRELLEAQRRVAELEAQQQQQMTRLKSERAVAANKAQNSQTATTEPVRSGADLASSALAIARIEGQISRQLDEYNQRPRKKFIGARVEEFRFAQYVEDWRQKIERIGNLNYPDAAKGRLYGSLVLTVVIKANGDLDRVEVSRSSGKVLLDDAARRIVQMAAPYAAFPEAIRRDTDVLEITRTWTFTNTDRLRSD from the coding sequence ATGCCGGCCTTTCTCGCCGCGATGGATGCGCCGCAGCGCCACCTGACGCTGGCGCTGGGTGTTTCGCTGGCGCTTCATGCCGTACTGCTCACCGTTCATTTCACGCCGCCGGATTTCATCGACAAGGCGCGCGAGAGGGCGCTCGACGTCATCCTGGTCAACAGCAAGAGCAAGAACCGGCCGGACAAGGCGCAGGCCAAGGCGCAGGCCAACCTTGATGGCGGCGGCAACACCGAGGAAGATCGCCGCGCCAAAACGCCGCTGCCGCCCTCGCCCAATACCAGGGAGGGCCGCGAACTGCTCGAAGCGCAGCGCCGCGTCGCCGAGCTGGAAGCGCAGCAGCAGCAGCAGATGACGCGGCTGAAAAGCGAGCGGGCCGTCGCCGCCAACAAGGCGCAGAACAGCCAGACCGCGACCACCGAGCCGGTTCGTTCCGGCGCCGACCTCGCCAGCAGCGCGCTGGCCATCGCCCGCATCGAAGGCCAGATTTCGCGCCAGCTCGACGAATACAACCAGCGGCCGCGCAAGAAGTTCATCGGCGCGCGGGTCGAGGAATTCCGCTTCGCCCAGTACGTCGAGGATTGGCGGCAGAAGATCGAGCGCATCGGCAACCTGAACTATCCCGATGCCGCCAAGGGCCGCCTTTACGGCAGCCTGGTGCTGACCGTGGTGATCAAGGCCAATGGCGACCTCGACCGCGTCGAGGTCAGCCGCTCCTCGGGCAAAGTCCTGCTCGACGACGCCGCGCGCCGCATCGTGCAGATGGCGGCCCCCTACGCCGCCTTCCCCGAAGCCATCCGGCGCGACACCGACGTGCTCGAAATCACGCGCACCTGGACCTTTACCAACACGGATCGTCTGCGTTCGGATTGA
- a CDS encoding HD-GYP domain-containing protein: protein MLKKIGVEHLRVGMHLEELCGSWMEHPFWRTKFVIKDPKDIRLIIESGIKEVWIDIDKGLDIPAAASKEQVEAKVDAELMETAAATGTPIQVSQPKRVAMTEEVKRAAKICANGKDAVVSMFQEVRMGKAISAEAAGELVDEISSSVARNPGALISLARLKTADDYTYMHSVAVCALMVVLARQLNLDEKETREAGMSGLLHDLGKAMMPMEVLNKPGKLTDEEFRIIKSHPEEGHRLLVEGGTAGPTVLDVCLHHHEKVDGSGYPHRLKDEQISVFAKMGAVCDVYDAITSNRPYKSGWDPAESIRKMTEWTNGHFDGRIFQAFVKSIGIYPVGSLVRLSSGRLGVVAEQSDKSLLTPRIKVFFSTKSMAYVPPELIDLSRPNVSEKIVAREDAEKWGIKNLDQYWAA from the coding sequence ATGCTGAAAAAAATCGGCGTCGAACATCTGCGTGTGGGCATGCATCTTGAGGAGCTTTGCGGCTCCTGGATGGAGCATCCCTTCTGGCGCACCAAATTCGTCATCAAGGACCCGAAGGATATCCGCCTCATCATCGAAAGCGGGATCAAGGAGGTCTGGATCGACATCGACAAAGGGCTCGATATTCCGGCCGCCGCAAGCAAGGAACAGGTCGAAGCCAAAGTCGACGCGGAATTGATGGAGACCGCGGCCGCGACGGGCACACCGATACAGGTCTCGCAGCCGAAGCGGGTCGCCATGACCGAGGAAGTCAAGCGCGCCGCGAAGATATGCGCGAACGGGAAGGACGCCGTCGTCTCCATGTTCCAGGAAGTGCGCATGGGCAAGGCGATTTCCGCCGAAGCCGCCGGCGAACTGGTGGACGAGATTTCTTCCTCGGTGGCGCGCAACCCCGGCGCCCTGATCAGCCTCGCCCGGCTGAAAACGGCGGACGACTATACCTACATGCATTCGGTCGCCGTCTGCGCGCTGATGGTCGTACTGGCGCGCCAGCTCAATCTCGACGAAAAGGAGACCCGGGAGGCCGGCATGTCCGGACTGCTGCACGATCTGGGCAAGGCGATGATGCCGATGGAAGTGCTCAACAAGCCGGGCAAGCTGACCGACGAGGAATTCCGCATCATCAAGAGCCATCCCGAAGAAGGTCATCGGTTGCTGGTCGAGGGCGGTACCGCCGGCCCCACGGTGCTGGATGTCTGCCTGCACCATCACGAAAAGGTCGATGGCAGCGGTTACCCGCACCGCCTGAAAGACGAGCAGATCAGCGTGTTCGCCAAAATGGGCGCGGTCTGCGATGTCTATGACGCCATCACTTCCAACCGGCCGTACAAGTCGGGTTGGGATCCGGCCGAGTCGATCCGCAAGATGACCGAATGGACCAACGGCCATTTCGACGGGCGGATCTTTCAGGCCTTCGTCAAGAGCATCGGCATTTATCCCGTCGGCTCGCTGGTGCGACTGAGTTCGGGGCGCCTCGGGGTGGTCGCCGAGCAATCGGACAAATCGTTGCTGACACCGCGCATCAAGGTCTTTTTCTCGACCAAATCG
- a CDS encoding YqiA/YcfP family alpha/beta fold hydrolase: MILYLHGFTSGPQSHKAQALGARMRERGLGEKFICPQLPASPREAIALAEGLIARHGVSTVVGSSLGGYYSTYLAESFDLKAVLVNPAVVAHLSLQQYIGPQQWLYSGEPFEFTLRHIEELRAIEVPVLGKPQRFWLLVEEGDETLDYRHAVSRYAGARQTVLPGGDHSFTRWNDYLDPVIAFAGLA, from the coding sequence TTGATTCTCTACCTGCATGGCTTCACCAGCGGCCCGCAATCGCACAAGGCGCAGGCCCTTGGCGCGCGCATGCGCGAACGCGGCCTCGGCGAAAAGTTCATCTGCCCGCAATTGCCGGCTTCGCCGCGCGAGGCGATCGCGCTGGCCGAAGGCCTGATTGCCAGGCACGGTGTCAGCACCGTGGTCGGCTCCTCGCTCGGCGGCTATTACTCGACGTATCTCGCCGAAAGCTTCGACCTCAAGGCCGTGCTGGTCAACCCGGCCGTGGTCGCCCACCTCTCCCTGCAGCAATACATTGGCCCGCAACAATGGCTCTACTCGGGCGAGCCCTTCGAGTTCACCCTTCGGCACATCGAGGAACTGCGCGCCATCGAAGTCCCGGTCCTGGGCAAACCGCAGCGCTTCTGGCTGCTGGTGGAAGAAGGCGACGAAACGCTGGACTACCGCCATGCCGTCAGCCGTTACGCCGGAGCGCGGCAAACCGTGCTGCCCGGCGGCGATCACAGCTTCACGCGCTGGAACGACTACCTCGATCCGGTCATCGCGTTCGCCGGACTCGCCTGA